One genomic region from Sphingobacterium sp. UGAL515B_05 encodes:
- a CDS encoding TetR/AcrR family transcriptional regulator yields the protein MKKKVIEDNPKKERKVTSGPIRDKERTKARMIAAVGKVIQKKGYHALNGPNIALECGLNKALIWNYFGGLDQLVEAYLTQKDFWQIGDKGVLEQMITNPGSISISLIEELLKSQFNTFLKDKTKQKVIHWGLGEKTKALKNIADRRELLGEELFKHVDSKFENSENDLRATLAILVSSIYYLSLQAKSTGSTFCGIDVNTEAGKERIQKTMRKILEQTFSDVEL from the coding sequence ATGAAAAAGAAAGTTATTGAGGATAATCCTAAAAAAGAAAGAAAGGTAACTTCCGGTCCTATTCGCGACAAGGAACGCACCAAGGCGCGAATGATCGCTGCTGTCGGAAAGGTAATTCAGAAAAAAGGATACCATGCATTGAATGGGCCTAATATTGCTTTGGAATGTGGACTGAACAAAGCATTAATATGGAATTATTTTGGCGGTCTCGATCAACTGGTAGAAGCTTACCTGACACAAAAAGATTTTTGGCAAATCGGAGACAAAGGTGTATTGGAGCAAATGATCACAAATCCGGGTTCCATCAGTATCTCCTTGATAGAAGAATTGCTTAAATCTCAATTTAATACCTTTTTGAAGGATAAAACGAAGCAAAAAGTCATTCATTGGGGCCTAGGCGAAAAGACGAAAGCGCTTAAAAATATAGCCGACAGAAGAGAATTGCTCGGCGAAGAACTATTTAAACATGTCGATTCAAAATTCGAAAACTCCGAAAACGACCTTAGAGCGACGTTGGCGATCTTAGTCAGTTCAATTTATTATTTGAGCCTTCAGGCAAAGTCCACGGGCAGTACCTTTTGCGGTATTGATGTAAACACCGAAGCGGGAAAAGAACGGATTCAGAAAACGATGCGTAAAATATTAGAACAGACATTTTCTGATGTTGAGCTGTAG